Proteins encoded together in one Pelodiscus sinensis isolate JC-2024 chromosome 33, ASM4963464v1, whole genome shotgun sequence window:
- the LOC142823349 gene encoding NTPase KAP family P-loop domain-containing protein 1-like, with translation MENESKKKDQEEFQRTQKMQRDNTGRDLLKLLLLMIFYRPVLTEQQKWRRNVKHVFIHFSAWEYAGCDQLWAGLITTLCDGIESHFGLLPMSIYRTIDRKCSIIERPGDQEWVSKKFLFLPLWVAVILLIMVAIGVGGLLLVFGIPIGDASGDAIAVVEGIGVTAVSVSAAAAIRLTITVVRNIIVTQKSQLERQMNQTALSAQLGFMSSIRALHPTERVLKEASATLDPRLYQDPEDPSSPPPKPPREDCELVYATVPVSPEPDDLCLGPEDSESEDSGPEDPL, from the exons atggaaaacgaatcgaagaagaaagaccaggaggaatttcagcggacgcagaagatgcagcgtgacaacactggccgggatctactcaagctcctgttactcatgatcttctaccggccggtcctgacggagcagcagaagtggagaaggaacgtgaaacacgtcttcatccatttcagcgcctgggagtacgcgggctgcgaccagctctgggcaggcctcattaccacactgtgcgacggcatcgaaagccactttggtctcctacccatgagcatttacaggaccatagacaggaaatgtagcatcatcgaaagaccaggggatcaggaatgggttagcaagaagttcctcttcctcccgctgtgggtggctgtgatccttttgatcatggtagctattggggtgggtggtctcctcctagtgtttgggatccccatcggggatgcctcgggagacgccatagctgtcgtggaaggcattggggtgacggctgtcagcgtctctgcagcagctgccatacggctcactatcacagtggtacgaaacattatcgtcacccagaagagccagctggagagacagatgaaccagacggctctcagcgcacagctgggcttcatgagct ccatacggGCATTGCATCCCACCGAGCGGGTCCTGAAGGAAGCGTCAGCAACACTTGATCCCAGGCTATATCAGGACCCAGAGGATCCctcgtcccctcccccaaaacccccCAGGGAGGATTGTGAGCTAGTGTACGCCACGGTCCCGGTCTCCCCGGAGCCTGATGACTTGTGCCTCGGCCCTGAGGACAGTGAATCTGAGGACAGCGGGCCCGAGGACCCCCTTTGA